The genomic stretch TATACTATAGATGAATTATAGTACCAGTCTTGCATTTCGTAAAGATAAACAATATTACAAAAAGTCCATGTTTTTCAATATGTGAAAAACACGGACCTGTTTTAGGCTTTCAAACAAATTTAATATTGATCTCTTCTTAAAATATGCTTACACCCGATATAAGTCAATCCAAAATAAACGCCATAAATTAAAACAATAAACAACGCCGGGATAAAAACGCTATCCATCACATTCACACGTTCAAAGGCCATCATTACATTATTTACAGCCGTAAGCCCAACAATGGAATGAACAATTCCAAGTATAAAAGGCAGTAAAAAGTAACAAAGTATTTGTACAAACAATGCTCTGTCCAGCATCTTCTTTTCAGCACCCAGCTTCCTTAACAGTGCATAACGTTCCTTGTTATCCGATGCCTGGGCAAGCTGCTGGATTGCAAGAATTGCCGCGCAGGCAACCATAAACACAATGCCAAGATAAATGGCTAAAAAGGATATGATGGCTTTCATGGCAAGCGATGAAGCATAGATCTCTTCTCTGCTTGAATAGTACCAAAAGCCCTTTTCCTGATACTCCTCGCTGTTACTATATTGATTTAGTTTTTCCTGAAGTTCCTTTGATCCTTCCCCAGTTTTGCATATCATGTTAAGCACCTGATCCGGTGACTTGTTAAGGGTTTCAGAAAACCCGTCATTTACAACAAACGTGATACCGGAATCACTGTTGGAAAGCTTTATGTTTTGTACTTCCCCCTTTGGCTGGAGCGTTTTACCCCCAAGGGAGATTGTTACATTTCTATCAAGGAACTGCTGCGCAATATGCTGGTAAACGTCGCCGGACGCAATGATGAAATACCCATTTCCAGGAAGATCGGCTTTTTCCATTCCCTGCATTTCTAAAAACTTCTGGTAATCAGAAAACATAACAAAATCGAGGCCACGTTTCCCGATATCAAAGGACAGGGAAGAATAATCAACCGGGAAATCCTTGTAATGAAGATCCCCGCGGTAAATACTATATTCATGGCTGATTGCGTCAATCCCTTTAATTGACAAAGGCAGGCTTTCATATATGGTCTTATAATTCCCTTTCCCATCGCCATAAAAACTGACATCATAGGGCGCAGTCTCCTTTAAATCGGCTGACAGAATATTTTTCATGCTGTAACCGGTTGAAAAAATACCGATTACAAGAAGCAAGACAATGCTGACCACGGATATGGATATAAAGTTTGTGTTGATCTTACTGGTGAGCTGACGGGTTACAAACATGGTCAGGTTTTTATAATAAAGCTTTTTATTAGATTGTACCAGCTTTGTAAGTATTCCCGAAAGAGAAAAGAAAAACAGTAATGAACCAGCCGTTCCTAAAATAATGGACCAAAGGAAGATACGGTTAATATTAATAATTCCATTTTTCAAAACCAATGCATAGGCGGTTCCTAAGAAAACAATAGATACCAGGAAAACCAGCACCGATAATTTGGTACTTCTGATTTTTAAGCTTTCATTTTTCCGGCCGCCATAGATCAAGTCAATCAGTTTATACTTGCTGACTGCAATTGTATTGAAAATGATTACGGTTAAAAAAATAACTGCAAAATAAAGGATACTTTTCACCGCTGCATCTGGTGAAAATATGAATTTATAGGCGGTCATGTCTGCCTCAAATATTTTAGCAGTGAACACAGACATAAACTGGGATCCGAAAACACCGATGATCAACCCTGCAATTAAAGCAAGGAGTCCCATGAGAAATGTTTCAAATACAAGAATGGCAGAAATTTTACCTTTGCTCATACCCAGAGTCATGTAAATGCCCATTTCTTTTTTACGTCGCCTGATAAAAAAACTATTTGCATAAACGATCAAAAAACCCAGGATCACTGCAACAAACACTGATATGACTGATAATATCTTTCTAAGTGCAATCATGGAATCGGTCAGTATTTCCGTCACAACCATGATATCCTGCTGCGCATAGATGGAGTTAAACATATAAAAGATAGAAACGCCAAATACAAGAGTGAAAAAATATACCGTGAAATCCTGCATGCTCTTTCCGACATTTTTAAAAACAAGCTTAGTCAGCACTTAAATCACCTCCAAGAAGGGCCATAACCTCCATGATCCGGTCAAAAAATTCCTTGCGTGATTCCTTTCCCCGGATAAGCTCATTAAACAGTTTTCCGTCTTTGATGAACAAAATACGTTTGCAATAGCTGGCAGTAAATGCATCATGGGTTACCATTAAAATGGCAGCATTTATCTGTTCATTTAAATTTTTAAAGCTTTCCAAAAGCATCTTTGCAGACCTGGAATCCAGGGCACCGGTAGGTTCATCGGCAAGAATCAGGGTCGGATTTGTAATGATGGCTCTTGCTGCGGCTACACGCTGCTTTTGGCCGCCTGACATCTGATACGGATACTTATGCAATACCTCCGTGATGTTTAAAAGGGAGGCAGCCTGGTAGATCCGCTCATCCATTTCTCCTGCTGGAGCTTTCATAATAGCCAGGGCAAGTGCAATATTTTCATGAGCAGTCAGGGTATCCAGAAGATTAAAGTCCTGAAAAATAAAGCCAAGTTTTTCGCGTCTGAACTTTGATAAGGCTTCTGCTTTCATCTCAGTGA from Lacrimispora sphenoides JCM 1415 encodes the following:
- a CDS encoding FtsX-like permease family protein, which codes for MLTKLVFKNVGKSMQDFTVYFFTLVFGVSIFYMFNSIYAQQDIMVVTEILTDSMIALRKILSVISVFVAVILGFLIVYANSFFIRRRKKEMGIYMTLGMSKGKISAILVFETFLMGLLALIAGLIIGVFGSQFMSVFTAKIFEADMTAYKFIFSPDAAVKSILYFAVIFLTVIIFNTIAVSKYKLIDLIYGGRKNESLKIRSTKLSVLVFLVSIVFLGTAYALVLKNGIININRIFLWSIILGTAGSLLFFFSLSGILTKLVQSNKKLYYKNLTMFVTRQLTSKINTNFISISVVSIVLLLVIGIFSTGYSMKNILSADLKETAPYDVSFYGDGKGNYKTIYESLPLSIKGIDAISHEYSIYRGDLHYKDFPVDYSSLSFDIGKRGLDFVMFSDYQKFLEMQGMEKADLPGNGYFIIASGDVYQHIAQQFLDRNVTISLGGKTLQPKGEVQNIKLSNSDSGITFVVNDGFSETLNKSPDQVLNMICKTGEGSKELQEKLNQYSNSEEYQEKGFWYYSSREEIYASSLAMKAIISFLAIYLGIVFMVACAAILAIQQLAQASDNKERYALLRKLGAEKKMLDRALFVQILCYFLLPFILGIVHSIVGLTAVNNVMMAFERVNVMDSVFIPALFIVLIYGVYFGLTYIGCKHILRRDQY
- a CDS encoding ABC transporter ATP-binding protein, which translates into the protein MNTILKVENLQKYYGNKGNVTKAVDNISFNVSEGEYIGIMGASGSGKTTILNCVSTIDDATSGHIYIDGMDVTEMKAEALSKFRREKLGFIFQDFNLLDTLTAHENIALALAIMKAPAGEMDERIYQAASLLNITEVLHKYPYQMSGGQKQRVAAARAIITNPTLILADEPTGALDSRSAKMLLESFKNLNEQINAAILMVTHDAFTASYCKRILFIKDGKLFNELIRGKESRKEFFDRIMEVMALLGGDLSAD